The Desmonostoc muscorum LEGE 12446 genome includes a region encoding these proteins:
- a CDS encoding Uma2 family endonuclease, whose protein sequence is MSETQTQLPTDTWICASWQEYEQAIANLLNEKGKSYYYKGHMRLEMPPVSFAHGKDHVVIIFAVTLFATIKGILATGLDTTTFRKTGVQDCQPDVAYYLRERAQTIPAGTGIVNLDRYPAPDLVIEIAKTSLLDDLGTKRSVYEELGVAEYWVVDVQNAQIIAYAIADQGSKRIRESEILPGLAMFILEEALRRSREMSQSEVGTWLLSQFHKIV, encoded by the coding sequence ATGAGTGAAACTCAGACCCAGTTACCGACAGATACATGGATTTGTGCTTCTTGGCAGGAGTATGAGCAAGCGATCGCTAACTTGCTCAACGAGAAGGGAAAAAGCTACTACTACAAAGGACACATGAGGCTGGAAATGCCACCAGTTAGTTTTGCTCATGGTAAAGACCATGTGGTGATTATTTTTGCTGTCACTCTATTTGCGACGATTAAAGGGATTCTAGCCACAGGTTTAGACACTACCACCTTTCGCAAAACTGGTGTTCAGGATTGTCAGCCTGATGTGGCGTATTACCTCAGAGAACGCGCCCAAACGATCCCAGCAGGTACAGGGATTGTTAACCTCGATCGCTACCCCGCACCAGATTTAGTGATTGAGATTGCGAAAACATCTCTGCTGGATGACTTGGGTACAAAGCGATCGGTTTATGAAGAATTGGGTGTTGCTGAATATTGGGTAGTGGATGTCCAAAATGCCCAAATCATCGCCTATGCGATCGCAGATCAAGGTAGTAAACGTATACGCGAATCAGAGATATTGCCGGGATTGGCGATGTTTATTTTAGAAGAAGCCTTACGCCGAAGTCGTGAAATGAGTCAATCTGAAGTTGGAACTTGGTTATTGAGCCAATTTCATAAAATTGTCTAG
- a CDS encoding DUF1016 N-terminal domain-containing protein, with translation MINGYENTLTDLIQLLESSRRAAARSVNAIMTATYWEIGRRIVELEQGGEKRAEYGAAVIKRLSEDLTGRFGKGFSKTNLEQMRRFYLQWQIAQAPSGKLDLSALAQGFPLPWSHYVRLLSVQDLKARQFYEIGSITKFQLQIDSFHDFGVRLLLK, from the coding sequence GTGATTAACGGTTACGAAAACACTTTAACTGATTTAATTCAACTCCTGGAATCATCTCGCCGTGCAGCCGCTCGTTCAGTCAATGCAATTATGACAGCTACCTACTGGGAAATTGGGCGACGCATTGTAGAACTTGAGCAGGGTGGAGAGAAGCGAGCAGAATACGGAGCAGCAGTCATAAAAAGGCTTTCAGAAGACTTAACAGGGAGATTTGGTAAAGGTTTTTCAAAAACTAATCTAGAACAGATGCGGCGTTTTTATCTACAATGGCAAATTGCCCAGGCACCGTCTGGGAAATTGGATTTATCGGCTTTAGCTCAAGGATTTCCCTTACCTTGGTCACATTATGTTCGTCTTCTTTCAGTTCAAGACTTAAAAGCTAGACAATTTTATGAAATTGGCTCAATAACCAAGTTCCAACTTCAGATTGACTCATTTCACGACTTCGGCGTAAGGCTTCTTCTAAAATAA
- a CDS encoding creatininase family protein codes for MLLHLSTWKEVEAYLQQSKGIIFPIGSTEQHGPTGLIGTDAICAEAIARGVGDATGAIVAPTINVGMALHHTAFPGTISLRPSTLIQVVRDYITCLAKAGFTKFYFINGHGGNIATLKAAFSETYAHLEDLHIANAQQVQCQVANWFMCSSVYKLAKELYGDQEGSHATPSEVALTQYVYPEAIKQAPLSPEVARGHRIYSAADFRVRYPDGRMGSNPALATPEHGKQFYELAVKELSNGYLEFVNAE; via the coding sequence ATGTTACTACATTTAAGTACTTGGAAAGAAGTTGAAGCTTATTTACAGCAGTCAAAGGGTATTATTTTTCCCATTGGTTCCACAGAACAACATGGGCCAACGGGATTAATTGGTACTGATGCTATTTGTGCAGAAGCGATCGCTCGTGGTGTGGGCGATGCAACTGGAGCGATCGTTGCCCCTACAATCAATGTAGGCATGGCACTGCACCATACTGCTTTCCCTGGCACAATCAGTCTGCGCCCCAGTACTTTAATTCAAGTAGTGCGAGACTATATAACCTGTTTAGCCAAAGCTGGTTTTACCAAGTTCTACTTTATCAACGGACACGGCGGTAACATTGCCACCCTCAAAGCCGCTTTCTCGGAAACTTACGCTCATTTAGAAGATTTGCACATAGCCAATGCCCAACAAGTACAATGTCAAGTGGCTAACTGGTTTATGTGCAGTTCAGTATATAAACTAGCCAAAGAATTATATGGGGATCAAGAAGGTTCTCACGCAACCCCAAGCGAAGTAGCCCTCACCCAGTACGTTTATCCAGAAGCGATTAAGCAAGCACCCCTTTCACCAGAAGTTGCAAGGGGACACAGGATTTATAGTGCAGCAGACTTTCGAGTGCGTTATCCAGATGGACGCATGGGATCAAATCCGGCTTTAGCAACACCTGAACACGGTAAACAATTTTATGAGTTGGCGGTGAAAGAACTCAGCAATGGATATTTGGAATTTGTCAACGCAGAATAA
- a CDS encoding cupin domain-containing protein, with protein MEIQVEHQPSQQRLEQLGVSKWAIWKKEVSKFPWTYDSQETCYFLEGDVVVTPDGGQPVQMGEGDLVIFPSGMSCIWEIKSNVKKHYYFD; from the coding sequence ATGGAAATTCAAGTTGAGCATCAACCCAGTCAACAACGTCTCGAACAATTGGGTGTGTCTAAATGGGCAATTTGGAAAAAGGAAGTTTCAAAATTCCCTTGGACTTATGATTCTCAAGAAACTTGCTACTTTTTGGAAGGTGATGTAGTTGTTACTCCTGATGGTGGACAGCCAGTACAAATGGGTGAAGGCGATTTGGTAATTTTTCCCTCTGGTATGTCTTGCATATGGGAAATTAAAAGTAACGTAAAAAAACATTATTACTTTGATTAA
- a CDS encoding Mo-dependent nitrogenase C-terminal domain-containing protein yields the protein MLKTNNRRIFLPAFISPLQESNPAGTKKQFAVRKLDLLQPLRQWLDKIEIQNRKLAKFIAKLIPAQCPFERDIMLFGRTIGHIPPMCKLNPLYDELIGLRFRALCYLVDQCGEDIQSYC from the coding sequence ATGCTTAAAACAAATAATCGGCGAATTTTTCTACCTGCTTTTATTAGCCCTTTACAAGAAAGTAATCCAGCAGGTACTAAAAAACAATTTGCTGTGCGGAAATTAGATTTACTGCAACCATTACGTCAATGGCTCGACAAAATCGAGATTCAGAATCGCAAATTGGCCAAGTTTATCGCTAAACTGATTCCTGCCCAGTGCCCATTTGAGCGTGATATCATGCTTTTTGGTCGCACAATAGGTCACATTCCCCCAATGTGCAAGCTCAATCCGCTTTATGACGAACTTATAGGCTTGCGTTTTCGCGCTTTGTGTTATTTAGTAGATCAGTGTGGAGAGGATATCCAATCTTACTGCTGA
- a CDS encoding potassium channel family protein, giving the protein MKPRIIVCGLGRTGYKIFRLLRHQGAFVVGIHHQPIPGETALDVIVGDLQAAATLKAAGIEQAHTLVIAGSKDELNLSIMMQARVLNPQIRIINRFYNTNLGERLDQTLSDHLSMSVVGLAAPVFTFAALGSRAIGQIKLFQQTWPIHEEYIDENHLWKGRKLSELWEERSRMLIYYLPVEGETDLVSAVISGQRLKVGDRLIVGTQPHVRPPRRSLIRKLLKVITNLRQFQQHGRSVVVGAVVLLAVILVATLTYTSAELKLSLIDALYFSVGMITGAGGNDKVIENAPNSIKLFTVVMMLVGAVVIGIWYAMLTDFVLGSRFKQFWDAARIPQRYHYIVCGLSGIGVKIVQQLHASGHEVVVIETDSNNRFVNTTRGLGIPVIQGDASFRTILKSSNIDSAAAVLAVTSNDATNLEIALKAKSLAPSIPVIVHYADPDFAGIAQQLFDFEAVLSPAELAAPAFAAAALGGRILGNGITADSLWVAFATAITPSHAFCGQWVKDVAMTADCVPLYVETNHQTLHGWDLLETNLSPGDILYMTMPATRLYQLWRDEVVCERHT; this is encoded by the coding sequence ATGAAACCCCGAATTATTGTTTGTGGCTTAGGACGTACTGGATATAAAATATTTCGTTTGCTCAGACACCAGGGAGCATTTGTTGTTGGCATTCATCACCAACCCATCCCAGGGGAAACTGCACTAGATGTGATTGTCGGTGATTTGCAAGCAGCGGCTACTCTCAAAGCGGCAGGAATTGAGCAGGCGCACACTTTAGTAATTGCTGGATCTAAAGACGAACTGAATTTGTCAATTATGATGCAAGCGCGAGTGCTGAATCCCCAGATTCGGATTATCAACCGCTTTTATAATACAAATTTGGGAGAGCGCTTAGATCAAACTTTGTCAGACCATTTGAGTATGAGTGTTGTGGGTTTGGCAGCACCAGTATTCACTTTTGCAGCACTGGGAAGTAGAGCGATCGGGCAAATCAAGTTATTTCAGCAAACTTGGCCAATTCACGAAGAATACATTGATGAAAATCATTTGTGGAAAGGTCGAAAGCTGAGTGAATTGTGGGAAGAACGATCGCGGATGTTGATTTATTATCTACCAGTAGAAGGTGAAACAGATTTGGTATCCGCCGTCATCTCAGGACAACGGTTAAAAGTGGGCGATCGCTTAATTGTCGGCACACAACCCCACGTCCGTCCTCCCAGGCGATCGCTAATTAGAAAATTGCTGAAAGTTATAACTAATCTCAGACAGTTTCAGCAACATGGGCGATCGGTAGTTGTAGGCGCTGTTGTCTTACTCGCAGTGATTCTGGTGGCGACACTCACCTACACATCTGCTGAACTGAAGTTGTCTCTGATCGATGCTTTATATTTTTCTGTAGGCATGATTACCGGAGCAGGCGGTAATGACAAAGTAATAGAAAATGCTCCCAACAGCATCAAATTATTTACCGTTGTCATGATGCTGGTTGGCGCAGTGGTGATTGGTATTTGGTACGCCATGCTCACCGATTTTGTCCTGGGAAGCCGCTTTAAGCAATTTTGGGATGCAGCACGAATACCCCAGCGATATCACTACATCGTCTGTGGCTTGAGTGGTATTGGCGTCAAAATCGTCCAGCAACTCCACGCCAGCGGACATGAAGTGGTAGTGATTGAAACCGACTCCAATAACAGATTTGTCAACACCACCAGAGGACTAGGTATTCCAGTAATTCAAGGTGATGCCAGCTTCCGTACCATACTCAAGTCCAGCAATATAGATTCTGCCGCCGCAGTGCTGGCTGTAACCAGTAACGATGCCACCAATTTAGAGATTGCCCTCAAAGCCAAAAGCTTGGCACCAAGTATTCCGGTGATTGTCCATTATGCCGATCCCGATTTTGCTGGGATCGCGCAACAGCTATTTGACTTCGAGGCTGTACTCAGTCCCGCTGAATTGGCAGCCCCAGCTTTTGCCGCAGCGGCACTAGGGGGACGAATCCTTGGTAATGGCATCACAGCAGATAGCCTTTGGGTAGCTTTTGCCACAGCGATCACACCTTCACATGCCTTTTGCGGTCAATGGGTGAAAGATGTAGCCATGACTGCCGACTGTGTACCCTTATACGTAGAAACAAATCACCAAACCCTCCACGGCTGGGATTTGCTAGAAACCAACCTCAGTCCTGGGGATATTTTATATATGACAATGCCAGCCACGCGGTTATATCAATTGTGGCGTGATGAAGTCGTGTGCGAAAGACACACATAA
- the uvsE gene encoding UV DNA damage repair endonuclease UvsE — MTAIQFQNLPHTQRQKGTLPHLGLVCITIDKQVRFRTMTRTRYLKLTLEQRETALRELYEHNLQRLHDALSFCQENQIQLYRMSSALFPLSDMEDEIGANILEEMSDRLAKIGERAKALNIRMVLHPDQYVVLSSDSPEIVKTSIKILERHARTLDLLGLPQSPWSLMNIHGGKSQRTEQLVKVISELPEAIKSRLTLENDEYAYSASELLAVCQQAGIPMVFDAHHHICHENLDSYDDPSVASMLYAARETWVNPDWQLVHISNGEEAFNDRKHSDMITAMPSVYHEVPWIEVEAKHKEVAIAHLRSWWLMESGVRIQESEFRM; from the coding sequence ATGACTGCAATCCAGTTCCAGAATTTACCTCATACACAGCGGCAAAAAGGCACTTTACCCCACTTGGGGCTGGTTTGTATCACCATTGATAAACAAGTGCGCTTTCGGACAATGACGCGCACGCGCTACTTAAAACTGACTCTTGAGCAACGTGAAACTGCTTTAAGAGAACTGTATGAGCATAATTTACAGCGCCTACATGACGCTCTGTCTTTTTGTCAAGAAAATCAGATTCAACTCTATCGAATGTCCTCTGCTTTGTTTCCTCTCAGTGACATGGAAGACGAAATCGGTGCAAATATATTAGAGGAAATGAGCGATCGCCTAGCCAAGATTGGCGAACGTGCAAAAGCATTAAACATCAGAATGGTGCTGCATCCAGATCAATATGTAGTGCTGAGTTCTGATTCCCCAGAAATTGTCAAAACAAGCATCAAAATTCTCGAACGACACGCCCGCACCCTCGATTTATTAGGCTTACCCCAATCGCCTTGGTCATTGATGAATATTCACGGTGGCAAATCTCAACGCACCGAACAACTTGTAAAAGTAATCTCAGAATTACCAGAAGCAATTAAAAGTCGCTTGACTTTAGAAAATGATGAATACGCCTATAGTGCTAGCGAACTTTTAGCAGTGTGTCAGCAGGCAGGAATACCAATGGTGTTCGATGCTCATCACCATATTTGCCACGAAAATTTAGACAGCTACGACGATCCAAGCGTAGCATCTATGTTGTATGCAGCACGAGAAACTTGGGTGAATCCAGATTGGCAATTAGTTCACATTTCCAATGGCGAAGAAGCTTTTAATGACAGAAAGCACAGTGATATGATTACCGCTATGCCCAGTGTTTACCACGAAGTACCTTGGATAGAAGTCGAAGCCAAACACAAAGAAGTAGCGATCGCTCATTTGCGTTCTTGGTGGCTGATGGAGTCAGGAGTCAGAATTCAGGAGTCAGAATTCAGAATGTAA
- a CDS encoding Hsp70 family protein, protein MAIAIDFGTSNTVIARWNPVTQQPETLNLPGLSIKQSLNPPLIPSLVYVEDASQSKILVGQQVRDRGLDLKGETRFFRSFKRGIGANIQGFLPELDGQIVTFEQVGQWFLTQVIEELAPLEGGLDSLVLTVPVDSFEAYRHWLGKVCQSLNVEQVRMLDEPTAAALGYGLADREILLVIDFGGGTLDLSLVQLNQGVQATTKPVGFLLKWGNKSLAEDSKQKVKTARVLAKAGQNLGGTDIDNWLVDYFAKTQGLAVSPLTTRLAERVKIQLSTQNQASEVYFDDETFESYELELNRDSFENVLKEHAFFELLDESMTTLLQQARRQGIEIADINAVLLVGGTVQLPAVQTWIKQYFEPDKIRCERPFEAIAQGALQIAQGIEIKDFLYHSYGIRYWDRRNQRHHWHPIIKAGQPYPMSQAVELVLGASVENQPSIELIMGELGADTGNTEVYFDGDRLITRRLESRETTVKPLNDREGARTIAQLTPSGYPGSDRVKIFFQVDQQRFLRITVEDLLTNDTLLENQLVAQLS, encoded by the coding sequence ATGGCGATCGCAATCGATTTTGGTACTAGCAACACAGTCATTGCTCGCTGGAACCCTGTAACCCAGCAACCAGAAACCCTGAATCTACCAGGTTTATCAATTAAACAAAGTCTCAATCCGCCACTGATTCCGAGTCTAGTTTATGTTGAAGACGCATCACAAAGTAAAATCTTAGTAGGTCAACAAGTACGCGATCGCGGTCTTGACCTCAAAGGCGAAACTAGATTTTTCCGCAGCTTCAAGCGCGGTATCGGTGCAAATATTCAAGGTTTCTTACCTGAATTAGATGGACAAATTGTCACCTTTGAGCAGGTAGGGCAATGGTTTCTTACCCAGGTGATTGAAGAACTAGCACCCCTAGAAGGTGGCTTAGATTCTCTAGTGTTAACCGTACCTGTAGATAGTTTTGAAGCCTATCGTCATTGGTTGGGAAAAGTTTGTCAGTCCCTGAATGTTGAACAAGTGCGAATGCTGGATGAACCCACAGCCGCAGCCTTGGGTTATGGCTTAGCAGATCGAGAAATTCTCTTGGTAATTGACTTTGGTGGCGGTACTTTGGATTTGTCTCTTGTGCAGTTAAATCAAGGCGTGCAAGCGACTACAAAACCCGTGGGATTTCTGCTGAAATGGGGTAATAAATCCTTAGCTGAAGATTCCAAACAAAAAGTTAAAACAGCCCGTGTCTTGGCGAAAGCTGGGCAGAATTTAGGCGGTACTGATATTGATAATTGGTTAGTAGATTACTTTGCCAAAACTCAAGGGTTGGCGGTGAGTCCTTTGACAACAAGATTGGCAGAACGGGTAAAGATTCAGCTATCAACTCAAAATCAAGCCAGTGAAGTTTATTTTGACGATGAGACATTTGAAAGTTATGAACTGGAATTAAACCGCGACAGTTTTGAAAATGTCCTCAAAGAACACGCATTTTTTGAGTTATTAGATGAATCGATGACGACACTGTTGCAACAAGCAAGACGCCAAGGGATAGAAATTGCAGATATTAATGCAGTTTTGTTAGTTGGTGGAACTGTACAATTGCCGGCAGTGCAGACATGGATTAAACAGTATTTTGAGCCAGACAAAATCCGTTGCGAACGTCCCTTTGAAGCGATCGCCCAAGGTGCATTACAAATCGCCCAAGGCATTGAAATCAAAGACTTTCTCTACCATAGTTATGGTATCCGCTACTGGGATCGTCGCAATCAACGCCATCATTGGCATCCGATAATTAAAGCTGGACAGCCATACCCCATGAGTCAGGCAGTGGAATTAGTTTTAGGCGCTTCAGTGGAGAATCAGCCCAGCATTGAATTAATTATGGGAGAATTGGGAGCAGATACAGGTAATACGGAAGTTTATTTTGATGGCGATCGCTTAATTACTCGCCGCCTTGAGAGTAGGGAAACCACCGTCAAACCCCTCAACGACAGAGAAGGCGCCAGAACAATCGCCCAACTGACACCAAGCGGATATCCTGGAAGCGATCGCGTTAAAATCTTCTTTCAAGTTGATCAGCAACGCTTTTTGCGAATTACCGTTGAGGACTTGTTAACTAATGACACACTTTTAGAAAATCAACTTGTGGCACAGTTGAGTTAA
- the ftsH gene encoding ATP-dependent zinc metalloprotease FtsH encodes MPVETNNKRPIKPPKVQQFSSSFITLLTLLLLLNFIVPSFFRSGMPQVPYSTFLAQVEAGKVDRAIVGSDRIEYTIKTQTPDGKPSEQVFTTIPVGIDLDLPKILRQHHVQFAAPPPNQNAWIATLLSWIAPPLIFFGIWGLLMSRQGGPGVLTVGKSKARIYSEGSTGVKFTDVAGVDEAKAELEEIVDFLKNAGKYTALGAKIPKGVLLVGPPGTGKTLLAKAIAGEAAVPFFSISGSEFIELFVGVGAARVRDLFEQAKEQAPCIVFIDELDALGKSRGGAGPIMGGNDEREQTLNQLLSEMDGFDANTGVIIIAATNRPEILDPALRRPGRFDRQVVVDRPDKIGREAILKVHAKNVKLADDVDLSTIAIRTPGFAGADLANLVNEAALLAARRNSQAVTMADFNEAIERLVAGLEKRSRVLNETEKKTVAYHEVGHAIIGALMPGAGKVEKISVVPRGVGALGYTIQMPEEDRFLMLEDEIRGRLATLLGGRSAEEIVFGKVSTGATDDIQKATELAERAITLYGMSNKLGPVAFEKIQQQFLEGYSNPRRAISPKVAEEIDREVKQTLDNAHHIALSILQYNHELLERTAEELLQKEILEGLELREYISQAKVPAKVEEWLRTGNIMSG; translated from the coding sequence ATGCCTGTTGAAACTAATAACAAAAGACCCATTAAACCGCCCAAAGTTCAGCAGTTTAGTAGCAGTTTCATAACTTTACTAACGCTGTTGTTATTACTGAACTTTATTGTTCCAAGTTTTTTTAGATCGGGAATGCCACAAGTTCCCTACAGCACTTTTCTGGCTCAGGTAGAAGCCGGAAAAGTAGATCGAGCAATTGTTGGTAGCGATCGCATTGAGTATACCATCAAAACTCAAACTCCAGATGGCAAACCGAGCGAACAAGTATTCACCACCATACCAGTAGGTATCGATCTAGATTTGCCGAAAATACTCCGTCAGCATCATGTTCAGTTTGCAGCACCACCGCCAAACCAAAATGCCTGGATTGCTACTTTACTTAGTTGGATTGCACCGCCATTAATTTTCTTTGGGATTTGGGGCTTGTTAATGAGTCGCCAAGGAGGCCCCGGTGTACTTACCGTGGGTAAAAGCAAAGCTAGGATTTATTCAGAAGGTAGTACTGGCGTCAAATTTACTGATGTAGCTGGTGTAGATGAAGCCAAGGCGGAATTAGAAGAAATTGTTGATTTTCTGAAAAACGCTGGAAAATATACCGCACTGGGGGCAAAGATTCCCAAAGGTGTGCTGTTGGTGGGGCCTCCGGGTACTGGTAAAACACTACTAGCAAAAGCGATCGCGGGTGAAGCTGCTGTTCCCTTTTTCAGTATTTCTGGTTCGGAATTTATCGAACTGTTTGTAGGTGTTGGTGCTGCACGCGTCCGGGATTTGTTTGAACAAGCCAAAGAACAAGCTCCCTGTATTGTCTTTATCGACGAGTTAGACGCGCTGGGTAAATCTCGCGGTGGTGCTGGGCCGATTATGGGGGGTAATGATGAGCGGGAACAAACCCTCAATCAGTTACTCAGCGAGATGGATGGCTTTGACGCCAACACAGGCGTAATTATCATCGCCGCCACCAACCGTCCAGAAATTCTCGATCCGGCTTTACGCCGTCCTGGTCGATTTGACAGGCAAGTTGTCGTCGATCGCCCTGATAAAATTGGTCGAGAAGCAATTCTCAAAGTCCACGCTAAAAACGTCAAATTGGCTGATGATGTCGATTTGAGTACCATCGCCATCAGGACTCCTGGCTTTGCTGGGGCAGATTTAGCCAACCTTGTAAATGAAGCCGCACTCTTAGCCGCACGGCGAAATAGCCAAGCCGTGACAATGGCAGATTTCAACGAAGCGATCGAACGTCTGGTGGCTGGCTTAGAAAAACGCTCCCGCGTGTTGAATGAGACTGAGAAAAAGACCGTCGCTTATCACGAAGTTGGCCACGCTATTATCGGTGCCTTGATGCCTGGTGCTGGTAAAGTTGAAAAAATCTCCGTTGTACCTCGTGGTGTTGGTGCTTTGGGTTACACAATTCAGATGCCAGAAGAAGACCGCTTTTTGATGCTCGAAGATGAAATTCGCGGTCGTCTTGCTACCCTTTTAGGTGGACGTTCTGCCGAAGAAATCGTTTTTGGCAAGGTATCCACTGGTGCTACAGACGATATTCAAAAGGCTACTGAGTTAGCCGAACGTGCTATTACTCTTTACGGAATGAGCAATAAACTTGGGCCAGTGGCGTTTGAGAAAATTCAACAGCAGTTTCTTGAAGGTTATAGTAACCCACGCCGTGCTATTAGTCCCAAGGTGGCTGAGGAAATTGACCGAGAAGTTAAGCAAACGTTGGATAATGCTCACCATATCGCCTTGAGTATTCTGCAATATAACCATGAGTTATTAGAGCGAACCGCAGAAGAACTGTTGCAAAAAGAAATTTTGGAAGGTTTAGAACTGCGGGAATATATTAGTCAAGCAAAAGTGCCGGCAAAAGTCGAAGAATGGTTGCGGACGGGTAATATCATGTCCGGTTAA
- a CDS encoding AI-2E family transporter — translation MNLGQWIGLIAIVLSLYILWQIREVLLLMFAAVVLATTLNRLAKRFQRSGMKRGFAVLLSVAIFFALIVGFFWLIVPPFAQQFQELTYRVPEGFGRFNSWLDGLRTRIPAELVPYIPDFNSLIQQAQPFVNRLLGNSFAFVSGSLEVVLKVLLVLVLTGMLLADPVAYRKVFVRLFPSFYRRRVEGILTKCEISLGGWVIGAVIAMGVVGLMSVVGLSVLGIKAALALAVLAGFLNLIPNLGPTMSVLPAMAIALLDEPWKAIAVLILYFIIQQVESNFITPVVMAHQVSLLPAVTLIAQLFFVTFFGFLGLFLALPLTVVAKIWVQEVLIKDVLDEWRNEHRQETELVMVSESPELDDPWTTETPAIDRERPIDDTLTKDD, via the coding sequence GTGAACCTGGGTCAATGGATCGGCTTAATTGCGATCGTTCTTTCTCTATACATTTTGTGGCAAATTCGGGAAGTACTTTTACTGATGTTTGCCGCTGTTGTGTTAGCCACCACCTTAAATCGGCTAGCGAAACGCTTCCAACGGTCAGGCATGAAGCGCGGATTCGCTGTCCTGTTGTCAGTCGCTATCTTTTTTGCACTAATCGTGGGTTTTTTCTGGCTAATTGTGCCACCTTTTGCACAGCAGTTTCAAGAATTAACTTATCGGGTTCCCGAAGGGTTTGGGCGCTTTAATAGTTGGCTTGACGGTCTAAGAACCCGCATACCTGCTGAGTTGGTTCCCTACATTCCAGATTTCAACAGCCTGATCCAACAAGCACAGCCCTTCGTAAATCGGCTATTAGGAAACTCCTTCGCCTTCGTGTCTGGTTCCTTGGAAGTTGTCCTCAAGGTTTTACTAGTGCTGGTTTTAACAGGAATGTTATTAGCCGACCCCGTAGCTTACCGCAAAGTCTTTGTGCGGCTTTTTCCCTCATTTTATCGGCGACGGGTGGAAGGGATTTTAACTAAATGCGAAATTTCTTTGGGGGGGTGGGTGATAGGCGCTGTGATTGCTATGGGTGTAGTGGGATTGATGAGTGTAGTTGGCTTATCAGTTTTGGGTATCAAAGCAGCACTTGCTTTGGCGGTTTTGGCAGGATTTTTGAACTTAATTCCCAACCTCGGCCCGACGATGAGTGTATTACCAGCAATGGCGATCGCTCTCTTGGATGAACCTTGGAAAGCGATCGCTGTTTTGATTCTCTACTTTATTATTCAACAGGTTGAGAGTAATTTCATCACGCCCGTTGTCATGGCGCATCAAGTCTCATTGCTACCAGCTGTCACCTTAATTGCCCAATTATTTTTCGTCACTTTTTTTGGCTTTTTAGGATTATTTCTCGCACTACCTTTAACCGTTGTCGCTAAAATTTGGGTGCAAGAAGTATTGATTAAAGATGTTTTAGATGAATGGCGTAATGAACATCGACAAGAAACTGAGTTGGTTATGGTTTCTGAATCTCCTGAACTAGATGATCCTTGGACAACAGAAACTCCAGCTATTGATCGAGAGCGACCAATTGATGACACTTTAACCAAAGACGATTAA
- a CDS encoding DUF7873 family protein encodes MKLNQVIAVLQTVKANSAKAKTSVYHLIQKNTIFQGICRTFQPVAEDGFVYPPENQTLQMKAEDLLTQFEQACTELFNLCATQDWANAQAKADIVVDGTTILREVPVSYLLFLEKQLADIKTFISTLPILDTSESWVYDQQQECFATEPKYTTKTKKIVKPVVLYEATKEHPAQVKESSEDVPEGTWRTVKFSGAISQARQNELLRRVDKLMQEVIFAREQANSLEVTQNNQVARSIFGYLFAPSTFR; translated from the coding sequence TTGAAACTTAATCAAGTGATAGCAGTTTTACAAACTGTTAAAGCCAATAGCGCAAAAGCAAAAACAAGTGTTTATCATCTGATTCAAAAAAATACAATATTTCAGGGGATTTGCCGGACATTCCAGCCAGTAGCAGAAGATGGTTTCGTGTATCCTCCAGAAAATCAAACACTGCAAATGAAAGCAGAGGATTTGCTGACTCAATTTGAGCAAGCTTGTACAGAATTATTTAACTTATGTGCTACCCAAGACTGGGCTAACGCCCAAGCCAAAGCAGATATAGTAGTTGATGGAACTACGATTTTACGAGAAGTACCAGTTTCTTATCTACTGTTTTTGGAAAAGCAATTAGCTGATATCAAAACCTTTATCTCAACGCTACCCATCTTGGATACTAGCGAATCTTGGGTTTATGACCAACAGCAAGAATGCTTTGCTACGGAACCGAAATACACCACCAAGACCAAAAAAATAGTCAAGCCAGTGGTGCTATATGAAGCCACAAAAGAACATCCTGCCCAGGTGAAAGAATCTTCTGAAGATGTGCCAGAAGGAACTTGGCGAACAGTCAAATTTTCTGGCGCAATTTCCCAAGCTAGACAGAATGAATTATTACGGCGAGTAGATAAACTGATGCAAGAGGTAATTTTTGCTAGAGAACAGGCAAATAGTTTAGAAGTTACTCAAAACAATCAAGTTGCCCGCTCAATCTTTGGCTACTTGTTTGCACCCTCAACATTCAGGTAA